The following proteins are co-located in the Streptomyces sp. NBC_01198 genome:
- a CDS encoding lysylphosphatidylglycerol synthase transmembrane domain-containing protein: MSIARNEGAGWQRASVRSMAVLLPLVAVAALVTSRWAMIGSSAGQLGSADGEWLAVACLAAFMTWVCSATAQQGAVVERLPPGLLLAAQFAASAANHVLPAGVGGNAVNLRFLVRRGLSPTRSVAALAVRACAAVIGRVALLLAVLALFPGALNLHRVTGGGPEVPGQPLMYAGVAAALVAGGLVLTRCARRLRDRLRDFLASVARDVRVLHGNRARVAALWGGSLAFPAMHAAVLVSVVRAVHAPVPVSGVVVAYLFASTAAGWLPTPAGLGSLDAALGLALVTAGASAVAATSAVLGYRLVTAWLPLVPGVLVLAVLVRRQEL; the protein is encoded by the coding sequence GTGTCCATCGCCCGCAACGAGGGTGCCGGCTGGCAGCGCGCTTCGGTGCGGTCGATGGCGGTGCTGCTGCCGTTGGTCGCCGTGGCGGCGCTGGTGACCAGCAGGTGGGCGATGATCGGCTCCAGTGCGGGCCAGCTGGGGTCGGCGGACGGCGAGTGGCTGGCGGTGGCCTGTCTGGCGGCCTTCATGACCTGGGTCTGCTCGGCCACCGCCCAGCAGGGCGCGGTCGTCGAGCGGCTGCCGCCGGGGCTGCTGCTCGCCGCGCAGTTCGCCGCCTCCGCCGCCAACCACGTGCTGCCCGCAGGTGTCGGCGGCAACGCCGTCAACCTGCGGTTCCTGGTGCGCAGGGGGCTGAGCCCGACCCGCTCGGTGGCGGCGCTGGCGGTACGGGCCTGCGCCGCGGTCATCGGCCGGGTGGCGCTGCTGCTCGCGGTCCTCGCGCTCTTCCCCGGCGCCCTGAACCTGCACCGGGTCACCGGCGGCGGGCCCGAGGTCCCCGGCCAGCCGCTGATGTACGCCGGGGTGGCCGCGGCGCTCGTGGCGGGCGGCCTGGTGCTGACCCGGTGCGCCCGCCGGCTGCGCGACCGGCTGCGGGACTTCCTCGCCTCGGTCGCCCGGGACGTCCGCGTGCTGCACGGCAACCGGGCCCGGGTGGCCGCGCTGTGGGGCGGCTCGCTGGCCTTCCCGGCGATGCACGCGGCCGTCCTGGTCTCGGTGGTGCGGGCGGTGCACGCCCCGGTGCCGGTCAGCGGGGTGGTGGTGGCATATCTGTTCGCCAGCACCGCGGCCGGCTGGCTGCCGACACCGGCCGGTCTCGGATCGCTGGACGCGGCGCTCGGGCTGGCCCTGGTCACCGCCGGCGCCTCCGCGGTCGCCGCCACCTCCGCCGTGCTCGGCTACCGGCTGGTCACCGCCTGGCTGCCGCTGGTGCCCGGGGTTCTGGTGCTGGCGGTGCTGGTGCGACGGCAGGAGCTGTGA
- a CDS encoding RICIN domain-containing protein translates to MSASPPTRRTRRIRPLPLLAAAALLLGGLLQQTASPARAAAAPAAAPAAATATFTDDFNGPAGSAVDGSKWGYETGDNVNNHEREYYTSGTHNAALDGQGDLVITARKENPANYQCWYGTCQYTSARLSTPQKFSQAYGHFETRMKLPRGQGMWPAFWMLGGGNWPTDGEIDIMENVGFEPGSVHGTIHGPGYSGANGIGAGYTLPNGQSFSDAFHTFAVDWAPNSIKWSVDGNVYETRTPADLNGNRWVYDHPFYLIMNLAVGGYWPGDPDGSTTFPQQLVVDYVHVTTSDTSGGGSPGTGHAITGYGGKCVDVASAGTANGTAVQLYDCNGTTAQSWTVGSDGTIRALGKCLDVTAAGTADGTKVQLYDCNGSNAQKWTVTGAHDIVNPAANKCLDATGNSSANGTRLQIWTCTGAANQKWTVTG, encoded by the coding sequence ATGTCGGCATCACCCCCCACCCGACGCACCAGACGGATACGCCCCCTCCCGCTGCTGGCCGCGGCCGCCCTGCTGCTCGGCGGACTGCTGCAGCAGACCGCCTCGCCCGCCCGGGCCGCCGCCGCACCCGCCGCGGCACCGGCCGCGGCCACCGCCACCTTCACCGACGACTTCAACGGCCCCGCGGGCAGCGCGGTCGACGGCTCCAAGTGGGGCTACGAAACCGGTGACAACGTCAACAACCACGAGCGCGAGTACTACACCAGCGGCACGCACAACGCCGCCCTCGACGGGCAGGGCGACCTGGTCATCACCGCCCGCAAGGAGAACCCGGCCAACTACCAGTGCTGGTACGGCACCTGCCAGTACACCTCGGCCCGGCTGTCCACCCCGCAGAAATTCAGCCAGGCTTACGGCCACTTCGAGACCCGGATGAAGCTCCCGCGCGGCCAGGGCATGTGGCCGGCCTTCTGGATGCTCGGCGGCGGCAACTGGCCGACCGACGGCGAGATCGACATCATGGAGAACGTCGGCTTCGAGCCCGGCAGCGTCCACGGCACCATCCACGGCCCCGGCTACTCCGGCGCCAACGGCATCGGCGCCGGGTACACCCTGCCGAACGGGCAGAGCTTCTCCGACGCCTTCCACACCTTCGCCGTCGACTGGGCGCCGAACTCGATCAAGTGGTCGGTGGACGGCAACGTCTACGAGACCCGCACCCCCGCCGACCTGAACGGCAACCGCTGGGTCTACGACCACCCCTTCTACCTGATCATGAACCTCGCGGTCGGCGGCTACTGGCCCGGCGACCCGGACGGCAGCACGACCTTCCCGCAGCAGCTGGTGGTCGACTACGTCCACGTGACCACCTCCGACACCTCAGGCGGCGGCAGCCCCGGCACGGGCCACGCCATCACCGGCTACGGCGGCAAGTGCGTCGACGTCGCGAGCGCCGGTACGGCCAACGGCACGGCGGTGCAGCTCTACGACTGCAACGGCACGACGGCGCAGTCCTGGACGGTCGGCTCGGACGGGACGATCAGGGCGCTGGGCAAGTGCCTGGACGTCACCGCGGCCGGCACCGCCGACGGCACGAAGGTCCAGCTCTACGACTGCAACGGCAGCAACGCCCAGAAGTGGACCGTCACCGGCGCCCACGACATCGTCAACCCCGCGGCGAACAAGTGCCTGGACGCGACGGGCAACAGCTCCGCCAACGGCACCCGGCTGCAGATCTGGACCTGCACCGGCGCAGCCAACCAGAAGTGGACCGTGACCGGCTGA
- a CDS encoding ricin-type beta-trefoil lectin domain protein yields the protein MRRQHALLLATAMAAGTLGTFGITQASGADPSGAITGYGGKCVDVASAGTANGTAVQLYDCNGTTAQSWTVGSDGTIRALGKCLDVTAAGTADGTKVQLYDCNGSNAQKWSATGGQLVNSGSGRCLDATGPSTANGTRLQIWDCSGAANQKWTLPSGGGTPPTDPPPANGEQAVAPYLYNGWGNPPDPTTIMNATGVKWFTLAFVLSNGTCNPQWDGGRALTGGVDQATISKIRAAGGDVIPSFGGYSGNKLEQSCTSASALAGAYQKVISAYGLHAIDIDIEADAYSNGTVQQRTVDALKTVKANNPGLAVYVTIGTGQSGPDTGLISKAAASGLTVDSWTIMPFDFGGAGQNMGTLTTRAADGLKNAVKNAYGYTDDQAYRHSGISSMNGITDNNETVTVADFRTILAYAQSHHLARLTFWSANRDRPCSGAYPNDDTCSGVSQQAWDFTRTFAQYGG from the coding sequence ATGAGAAGACAACATGCCCTCCTGCTCGCCACCGCGATGGCGGCCGGCACCCTCGGCACCTTCGGCATCACCCAGGCCTCCGGCGCCGACCCGTCCGGCGCGATCACCGGCTACGGCGGCAAGTGCGTCGACGTCGCGAGCGCCGGTACGGCCAACGGCACGGCGGTGCAGCTCTACGACTGCAACGGCACGACGGCGCAGTCCTGGACGGTCGGCTCGGACGGGACGATCAGGGCGCTGGGCAAGTGCCTGGACGTCACCGCGGCCGGCACCGCCGACGGCACGAAGGTCCAGCTCTACGACTGCAACGGCAGCAACGCCCAGAAGTGGAGCGCCACCGGCGGGCAGCTGGTCAACAGCGGCTCCGGCCGCTGCCTGGACGCGACGGGCCCGAGCACCGCGAACGGCACCCGGCTGCAGATCTGGGACTGCTCCGGCGCCGCCAACCAGAAGTGGACGCTGCCGTCCGGCGGCGGCACACCCCCGACCGACCCGCCGCCCGCCAACGGCGAGCAGGCGGTGGCCCCGTATCTGTACAACGGCTGGGGCAACCCGCCCGACCCGACCACGATCATGAACGCCACCGGCGTGAAGTGGTTCACCCTCGCCTTCGTGCTCAGCAACGGCACCTGCAACCCGCAGTGGGACGGCGGCCGCGCGCTGACCGGCGGCGTCGACCAGGCCACCATCAGCAAGATCAGGGCGGCCGGCGGCGACGTGATCCCGTCCTTCGGCGGCTACAGCGGCAACAAGCTGGAGCAGTCCTGCACCAGCGCTAGCGCGCTGGCCGGGGCGTACCAGAAGGTGATCAGCGCCTACGGGCTGCACGCCATCGACATCGACATCGAGGCCGACGCCTACAGCAACGGCACCGTGCAGCAGCGCACAGTCGACGCGCTGAAGACCGTCAAGGCCAACAACCCCGGCCTCGCGGTCTACGTCACCATCGGCACCGGGCAGAGCGGCCCGGACACCGGGCTGATCTCCAAGGCGGCCGCCTCCGGGCTCACCGTCGACAGCTGGACGATCATGCCGTTCGACTTCGGCGGCGCCGGCCAGAACATGGGCACCCTCACCACCAGGGCCGCGGACGGCCTGAAGAACGCGGTGAAGAACGCCTACGGCTACACCGACGACCAGGCCTACCGGCACAGCGGCATCTCCTCGATGAACGGCATCACCGACAACAACGAGACCGTCACGGTGGCCGACTTCCGCACCATCCTCGCCTACGCGCAGAGCCACCACCTGGCCCGGCTGACCTTCTGGTCCGCCAACCGGGACCGGCCCTGCTCCGGCGCCTACCCCAACGACGACACCTGCTCGGGTGTCTCGCAGCAGGCCTGGGACTTCACCCGTACCTTCGCCCAGTACGGCGGGTGA
- a CDS encoding response regulator transcription factor: MTGSTGSTGTGGGEGRGRVLVVDDDAAIRRSLGRALRLRGYTVGEADGGAAALDVLGGAAAPDVLVLDISMPGIDGIEVCRRLRAGGDDLPVLVLSALDEVADRVAGLQAGADDYLVKPFALEELVLRLDALLRRRPPRPDDQVRACGLVLDPAARTATRDGDPLDLTRREFELLETLARNTGIVLTRDQLLDRVWGYDFEVRTDAVDTFVSYLRRKLESGGRPRILHTVRGVGFVLRPGDDGGSAT; this comes from the coding sequence ATGACAGGCAGCACAGGCAGCACAGGGACCGGCGGCGGTGAGGGACGCGGGCGGGTCCTGGTGGTCGACGACGACGCCGCCATCCGCCGCTCCCTCGGCCGCGCGCTGCGGCTGCGCGGCTACACCGTGGGCGAGGCGGACGGCGGCGCCGCCGCGCTGGACGTGCTCGGCGGCGCCGCCGCCCCCGACGTGCTGGTGCTGGACATCTCGATGCCCGGCATCGACGGCATCGAGGTCTGCCGCAGGCTGCGGGCCGGCGGCGACGACCTGCCGGTGCTGGTGCTCTCCGCCCTCGACGAGGTCGCCGACCGCGTCGCCGGCCTCCAGGCGGGCGCCGACGACTACCTGGTCAAGCCCTTCGCGCTGGAGGAACTGGTGCTGCGGCTCGACGCCCTGCTGCGCCGCCGCCCGCCGCGCCCGGACGACCAGGTACGGGCCTGCGGCCTGGTCCTCGACCCGGCCGCCAGGACCGCCACCCGGGACGGCGACCCGCTCGACCTGACCCGGCGTGAGTTCGAGCTGCTGGAGACGCTGGCCCGCAACACCGGCATCGTGCTGACCCGCGACCAGCTGCTCGACCGGGTGTGGGGCTACGACTTCGAGGTGCGCACCGACGCCGTCGACACCTTCGTCAGCTACCTGCGGCGCAAGCTGGAGTCCGGCGGGCGGCCCCGCATCCTGCACACCGTCCGCGGCGTCGGCTTCGTCCTGCGCCCCGGCGACGACGGCGGGAGCGCCACATGA
- a CDS encoding sensor histidine kinase — protein MRLSARIALAVAVVVPLLVVGSGWIMVRLVGRDVHAAGDAHLRERATAVRPEALALLRAMANDRPASVEQARQRKLFTAALDVGIRVDGPAGSVTGGPQPAAAVTLPPARDAAHPVTVAAGAQSWRVLAVPLTAVRPAAGGTLWLFSTDAAGQRQIAQVRGRVLTVALLTAPVAGLAAWLAAVRLARPLLALQRRAAGIDPRTSTARLDHTPTGVPEVDDLARTLRTVLARYDEQAARTAEALVTARSFSAAASHELRTPLMSMRINLDVLDGDPAPEGAERAEVVADLRAGHERLLGLLVMLRTLAQGDLVEADAFVPVDLADLLDSAVRDLRRDHPGALVTVRSAGPCVVRAWPQGLRSAVDNLLANAVVHGAGQVEAVLEPTADGAAVRLTVGDHGPGVPPEDRRSVFTRFQRRPDSPGSGLGLALVGQQAALHSGTVTVTGRPDGPPGAWFVLDVPHMAQGPALPRQRDWLRAQSAAPATPQGFHKDRP, from the coding sequence ATGAGACTGTCCGCCCGTATCGCGCTGGCCGTCGCCGTCGTGGTGCCGCTGCTGGTCGTCGGCTCCGGCTGGATCATGGTCCGGCTGGTCGGCCGCGACGTGCACGCCGCCGGCGACGCCCATCTGCGCGAACGCGCCACCGCGGTCCGGCCGGAGGCCCTCGCCCTGCTGCGGGCGATGGCGAACGACCGCCCGGCCAGCGTCGAACAGGCCAGGCAGCGCAAGCTCTTCACCGCCGCCCTTGACGTCGGCATCCGGGTGGACGGGCCGGCCGGCTCGGTCACCGGCGGCCCGCAGCCCGCCGCCGCGGTCACGCTGCCCCCGGCGCGGGACGCCGCGCACCCGGTCACCGTGGCAGCGGGGGCGCAGAGCTGGCGGGTGCTCGCCGTGCCGCTCACCGCGGTCCGGCCGGCCGCCGGCGGCACCCTGTGGCTGTTCTCCACCGACGCGGCGGGCCAGCGGCAGATCGCGCAGGTACGCGGAAGGGTGCTCACCGTGGCCCTGCTGACCGCGCCGGTCGCCGGGCTGGCCGCCTGGCTCGCCGCAGTACGCCTGGCCCGCCCGCTGCTCGCCCTGCAGCGCCGCGCCGCCGGCATCGACCCGCGGACCAGCACCGCCCGGCTCGACCACACCCCCACCGGCGTCCCGGAGGTCGACGACCTGGCCCGCACGCTGCGGACCGTGCTGGCCCGCTACGACGAGCAGGCCGCCCGTACCGCCGAGGCCCTGGTCACCGCGCGCTCCTTCTCCGCGGCCGCCTCGCACGAGCTGCGCACCCCGCTGATGAGCATGCGGATCAACCTCGACGTGCTGGACGGCGACCCCGCTCCCGAGGGGGCCGAGCGCGCCGAGGTCGTCGCCGACCTGCGGGCCGGCCACGAGCGGCTGCTCGGCCTGCTGGTGATGCTGCGCACCCTGGCCCAGGGCGACCTGGTGGAGGCCGACGCCTTCGTCCCCGTCGACCTCGCCGACCTGCTCGACTCCGCGGTACGCGACCTGCGCCGCGACCACCCCGGGGCCCTGGTCACCGTCCGCTCGGCCGGGCCCTGCGTCGTACGCGCCTGGCCGCAGGGCCTGCGCTCCGCGGTGGACAACCTGCTCGCCAACGCGGTCGTCCACGGTGCCGGCCAGGTGGAGGCGGTGCTGGAGCCCACCGCGGACGGCGCCGCCGTACGGCTGACCGTCGGCGACCACGGCCCGGGAGTGCCGCCGGAGGACCGCCGGTCGGTCTTCACCCGCTTCCAACGCCGCCCCGACAGCCCGGGATCCGGCCTCGGCCTGGCACTGGTCGGCCAGCAGGCCGCCCTGCACAGCGGCACGGTCACCGTGACCGGCCGGCCCGACGGCCCCCCGGGCGCCTGGTTCGTCCTGGACGTCCCCCACATGGCCCAAGGGCCCGCCCTGCCACGGCAACGCGACTGGCTCAGGGCCCAGAGCGCCGCACCGGCCACCCCACAAGGTTTCCACAAAGACCGTCCCTAA
- a CDS encoding bifunctional 3'-5' exonuclease/DNA polymerase gives MVADLAGAVRAIEAAAGPRWVWGGTEELYPALLDRGGIRVGRCHDVKLVESLLLGQEGRHGRPRSLGAAWARQHGLPEPPDAPEAGADDQPVLFAADRHHLPPGADPLTALIEVHAAQQRRIAAGEHPDRMRLLCAAESAGALAAVEMGRDGLPWSARAHDDLLTGLLGPRPAGGARPARLGELAQRIQDALGRPVNPDSPAQLLPAFARVGVQLTSTRSHELRKVAHPAAGLLLRYKELSRIHAAHGWAWREAWVRDGRFRPEYVVGGVVSGRWATRGGGALQIPRPLRAAVVADPGHLLVVADAGQLEPRVLAAMSGDQGLARAAAGGDLYAAVARDAFSGDRPRAKIALLAAMYGQTSGEAGQLLAVMRRRFPVALALVEAAARTGEAGGIVRSQLGRTSPAPSADRFVDEAADPADGASPDRRAARSWGRFTRNFLIQASAADWALAMLAALRRELAAIGAAPRLVFFQHDEVVVHTPADLAPAVESAVAAAADEARRLVFGATPVPFPLETHAVRRYADAK, from the coding sequence ATGGTGGCGGACCTCGCCGGGGCGGTGCGGGCCATCGAGGCGGCGGCCGGGCCGCGCTGGGTGTGGGGCGGGACGGAGGAGCTCTATCCGGCGCTGCTTGACCGGGGCGGGATCCGGGTCGGCCGCTGCCACGACGTCAAACTGGTCGAGTCGCTGCTGCTCGGCCAGGAGGGCAGGCACGGCAGGCCGCGCTCGCTGGGCGCGGCCTGGGCCCGGCAGCACGGGCTGCCGGAGCCGCCGGACGCCCCGGAGGCGGGCGCCGACGACCAGCCGGTGCTGTTCGCCGCCGACCGGCACCACCTGCCGCCCGGCGCGGACCCGCTGACGGCGCTGATCGAGGTGCACGCCGCCCAGCAGCGGCGGATCGCCGCGGGCGAGCACCCCGACCGGATGCGGCTGCTGTGCGCGGCGGAGTCCGCCGGCGCGCTGGCTGCGGTGGAGATGGGCAGGGACGGTCTGCCGTGGAGCGCGCGGGCGCACGACGACCTGCTGACCGGGCTGCTCGGCCCGCGCCCCGCGGGCGGTGCCAGGCCGGCCAGGCTCGGCGAGCTGGCGCAGCGGATCCAGGACGCGCTGGGCCGCCCGGTCAATCCCGACTCCCCCGCCCAGCTGCTGCCCGCCTTCGCGCGGGTCGGCGTGCAGCTGACCTCGACCCGTTCGCACGAGCTGCGCAAGGTCGCGCACCCGGCCGCCGGGCTGCTGCTGCGGTACAAGGAGCTGTCGCGTATCCATGCCGCGCACGGCTGGGCGTGGCGCGAGGCCTGGGTCCGTGACGGCCGCTTCCGGCCGGAGTATGTGGTGGGGGGTGTGGTGTCGGGCCGCTGGGCGACCCGGGGCGGCGGGGCGCTGCAGATTCCGCGGCCGCTGCGGGCGGCCGTGGTGGCCGACCCGGGCCATCTGCTGGTGGTCGCGGACGCCGGCCAGCTGGAGCCGCGGGTGCTGGCGGCGATGTCCGGAGACCAGGGCCTGGCGCGGGCGGCGGCCGGCGGCGACCTCTACGCGGCGGTGGCCCGCGACGCCTTCTCCGGCGACCGGCCGCGGGCCAAGATCGCCCTGCTCGCCGCGATGTACGGTCAGACCAGCGGCGAGGCGGGCCAGTTGCTCGCGGTGATGCGGCGGCGCTTCCCCGTGGCGCTCGCGCTGGTGGAGGCCGCGGCCCGCACCGGCGAGGCGGGCGGGATCGTACGCTCCCAGCTCGGCCGTACGTCCCCGGCGCCGTCCGCCGACCGGTTCGTGGACGAGGCGGCGGATCCGGCGGACGGGGCGTCACCGGACCGCAGGGCGGCCAGGTCGTGGGGGCGCTTCACCCGGAACTTCCTGATCCAGGCGAGCGCCGCGGACTGGGCGCTCGCCATGCTCGCTGCGCTGCGCCGGGAGCTGGCCGCGATCGGTGCCGCCCCGCGGCTGGTGTTCTTCCAGCACGACGAGGTGGTCGTGCACACCCCGGCGGACCTCGCGCCCGCCGTGGAGTCCGCGGTCGCGGCGGCGGCCGACGAGGCCCGCCGGCTGGTCTTCGGTGCGACCCCGGTGCCCTTCCCGCTGGAGACGCACGCGGTGCGCCGCTATGCCGACGCGAAGTAG
- the trxA gene encoding thioredoxin: MSTVELTKENFDEVVSANDFVLIDFWAAWCGPCRSFAPVYDKSSDKHEDLVFAKVDTEAQPELAAAFQIQSIPTLMIVRDKVAVFAQPGALPEPALEDVIAQARALDMAEVHKSVKEAQEAQGQQG; this comes from the coding sequence ATGAGCACTGTGGAGCTGACCAAGGAGAACTTCGACGAGGTCGTGTCCGCCAACGACTTCGTCCTCATCGACTTCTGGGCCGCCTGGTGCGGGCCGTGCCGGTCCTTCGCACCGGTCTACGACAAGTCGTCGGACAAGCACGAGGACCTGGTCTTCGCGAAGGTCGACACGGAGGCGCAGCCGGAGCTTGCGGCGGCCTTCCAGATCCAGTCGATCCCGACGCTGATGATCGTGCGGGACAAGGTGGCGGTCTTCGCCCAGCCGGGCGCGCTCCCCGAGCCCGCGCTTGAGGACGTCATCGCGCAGGCCCGCGCGCTGGACATGGCGGAGGTCCACAAGTCGGTCAAGGAAGCCCAGGAAGCCCAGGGACAGCAGGGCTGA
- a CDS encoding citrate/2-methylcitrate synthase has translation MTDGTAGDGEDRISTREAAARLGVKPETVYAYVSRGLLGSRRAAGGRGSTFDPAEVAALAARGRTGAAAAAAPAEGAEGGWGRIRTGVTLIDPATDSYAFRGVDAVALAEAYAYEEVAHWLWTGELRPGVRFTAPPQPLAAARAAAGSLPGDSGPVDRMRVAVIAAGAADPLRFDLGRDAVLGCARGLVPTLVDALPPAGPDVADGAAPIARRLWSRLTARDADLASVRVLDTALALLIDHDLATSTLAVRVAASGRAHPYAAVSAGLGALDGPLHGQASALAHRMLLDVMERGGAGPVVAAHLRAGHAVPGLGHRLYRGEDPRARLLLAQLAEVPAAADALAAARDTLATAARHTPLHANVDLALAVLSVASGMPAEAGEAVFAVARTAGWVAHALEEYAERALRMRPTGVYDGPPAPRPLPRPQG, from the coding sequence ATGACGGACGGGACAGCGGGCGACGGCGAGGACCGCATCAGCACGCGGGAGGCCGCCGCACGCCTGGGCGTCAAACCGGAGACGGTGTACGCCTACGTCAGCCGGGGGCTGCTCGGCAGCCGCCGGGCCGCCGGCGGGCGGGGCAGCACCTTCGACCCGGCCGAGGTGGCCGCACTCGCGGCCCGCGGGCGGACGGGGGCCGCGGCCGCCGCCGCGCCGGCCGAAGGGGCCGAGGGCGGCTGGGGCCGGATCCGTACCGGCGTCACGCTCATCGATCCGGCGACCGACAGCTACGCCTTCCGGGGGGTGGACGCGGTCGCCCTCGCCGAGGCGTACGCCTACGAGGAGGTCGCGCACTGGCTGTGGACCGGGGAGCTGCGGCCCGGCGTCCGCTTCACCGCTCCCCCGCAGCCGCTGGCCGCCGCCCGGGCCGCGGCGGGCTCGCTGCCCGGGGACAGCGGCCCGGTGGACCGGATGCGGGTCGCGGTGATCGCCGCGGGCGCGGCGGATCCGCTGCGCTTCGACCTCGGCAGGGACGCGGTGCTCGGGTGCGCGCGCGGGCTGGTGCCCACGCTGGTCGACGCGCTGCCGCCGGCCGGCCCCGACGTCGCCGACGGCGCCGCGCCGATCGCCCGGCGGCTGTGGTCGCGGCTCACCGCACGGGACGCGGACCTGGCGTCGGTGCGGGTACTGGACACCGCGCTGGCCCTGCTCATCGACCACGACCTGGCCACCTCGACGCTCGCGGTCCGGGTCGCGGCCTCGGGCCGCGCGCATCCCTACGCGGCGGTCTCGGCGGGGCTCGGGGCGCTCGACGGTCCGCTGCACGGGCAGGCCAGCGCGCTGGCCCACCGGATGCTGCTCGACGTCATGGAGCGCGGCGGCGCGGGCCCGGTCGTCGCCGCGCACCTGCGCGCAGGGCACGCCGTGCCGGGGCTCGGCCACCGGCTCTACCGCGGCGAGGACCCGCGGGCACGGCTGCTGCTCGCGCAGCTCGCCGAGGTGCCCGCGGCGGCCGACGCGCTCGCCGCCGCTCGCGACACGCTGGCCACGGCCGCCAGGCACACGCCGCTGCACGCCAACGTCGATCTGGCGCTGGCGGTGCTGTCGGTCGCGTCCGGCATGCCCGCGGAGGCCGGCGAGGCGGTCTTCGCCGTGGCCAGGACCGCGGGCTGGGTCGCGCACGCGCTGGAGGAGTACGCCGAGCGGGCCCTGCGCATGCGCCCCACCGGCGTCTACGACGGGCCCCCGGCACCGCGGCCGCTGCCGCGCCCGCAGGGGTGA
- a CDS encoding citrate synthase: MSTTHPPAAATSTPPPAALDAPRGLKGVIVTDTVLGDVRGTEGFYHYREFSAVELAASRSFEDVWHLMVHGVLPTAEERARFTRQTAQLRHLPAEVRDALPAVARAAGASGPLAGLRTALSLTGAAAGFRPLYDLDPGQRQADALAACAAVPTLLTALHRLGRGLAPVEPRDDLPYAANYLYMLTGEEPAPERARAVEQYLISTVDHGFNASTFTARVIASTGADLAACLVGAIGALSGPLHGGAPSRALDTLDRIGTPDRIDGWLREHIAAGERIMGFGHPVYRTEDPRSRLLKAIARGIGGDLVDFAVQVEARAEALLAELKPGRDLHVNVEFYAGVVMELCGLPREMFTPTFASARVVGWSANILEQAADSKIIRPSARYVGPPPPRPVPAP; the protein is encoded by the coding sequence ATGTCCACCACCCATCCGCCCGCCGCCGCGACCTCCACCCCGCCGCCGGCAGCGCTCGACGCCCCGCGCGGCCTCAAGGGCGTGATCGTCACCGACACCGTGCTCGGCGACGTCCGCGGGACCGAGGGCTTCTACCACTACCGCGAGTTCTCCGCGGTCGAGCTGGCGGCGAGCCGCAGCTTCGAGGACGTGTGGCACCTGATGGTCCACGGAGTCCTGCCGACCGCCGAGGAGCGCGCCCGCTTCACCCGGCAGACGGCGCAGCTGCGCCACCTGCCGGCCGAGGTCCGCGACGCGCTGCCCGCGGTGGCCCGTGCGGCCGGCGCGTCGGGGCCGCTGGCCGGACTGCGTACGGCGCTGTCGCTCACCGGCGCCGCCGCCGGATTCCGGCCGCTGTACGACCTCGACCCCGGGCAGCGGCAGGCCGACGCGCTCGCCGCCTGCGCGGCCGTGCCGACCCTGCTGACCGCGCTGCACCGGCTCGGCCGCGGCCTGGCGCCGGTCGAACCGCGCGACGACCTGCCGTACGCCGCGAACTACCTCTACATGCTCACCGGCGAGGAGCCGGCGCCCGAGCGGGCGCGGGCCGTCGAGCAGTATCTGATCTCGACGGTCGACCACGGCTTCAACGCCTCCACCTTCACCGCCCGGGTCATCGCCTCGACCGGCGCGGATCTGGCGGCCTGCCTGGTCGGGGCGATCGGGGCGCTGTCGGGGCCGCTGCACGGCGGCGCGCCGAGCCGCGCCCTCGACACGCTGGACCGGATCGGCACCCCGGACCGCATCGACGGCTGGCTGCGGGAGCACATCGCGGCCGGCGAGCGGATCATGGGCTTCGGCCATCCCGTCTACCGCACCGAGGACCCGCGGTCCCGGCTGCTGAAGGCGATAGCCCGGGGCATCGGCGGCGACCTGGTCGACTTCGCCGTCCAGGTCGAGGCGCGCGCGGAGGCGCTGCTGGCCGAGCTGAAGCCGGGACGCGACCTGCACGTCAACGTGGAGTTCTACGCCGGCGTGGTGATGGAGCTGTGCGGGCTGCCGCGGGAGATGTTCACGCCGACCTTCGCCAGTGCCCGGGTGGTCGGCTGGAGCGCCAACATCCTGGAGCAGGCGGCCGACAGCAAGATCATCCGCCCGTCCGCCCGCTACGTGGGTCCGCCGCCGCCCCGGCCGGTGCCCGCGCCCTGA